The Acidobacteriota bacterium region TACGAGATACTGGCCCGCCTGTCTTCGGCCGTAGTCCGCAGAATTGTGCCCTGAAACACTGGCGGGATTTCGGTGGCCGTCCGGGATACAATCGGCGATAATTGAGGTCAATTTTGACGAACATTGGTCGCAGTTTTCCCTTGACAAGGCGGATTAGCGAAGTATGTTCTTTGTGAACCTTTTCACATATGTTATGTACTAAGAGGTTATGGTTAACAACACCAATCGGCTGGCGGCTGCGATAGGCAACAAACGCATCTCCGAATCTACCATACACCGCCTTTCTCTGTACTACCGGGCGCTTTTCCTGCTTGAGAAGGAAGGTGGCGAGACGGTCTCCTCCAAGGAACTGGCCAAACGCGAGAAGCTGACACCGGCGCAGGTACGCAAGGACCTTTCGTTCTTCGGGTCATTCGGCACCAGGGGACTTGGCTACCCGGTCAGCGAACTCAGGCTGCAGATTTCGGCTATTCTCGGTATCAACCGCACTTGGCGGGTGGCCCTGATCGGGGTGGGCAACATCGGCTCGGCGCTGGTCAGCTACAAGGAATTCGCCAAACAGGGGTTTCAAATAGTCAAGTTGTTCGACAATGACCAGCGCAAGATCGGTTCCAACCACAAGGGCATCGTAATTTCCGACATCAAGTACTTGGAGAAAGAGCTCAAGGAAGCCCGCATCGAGATGGTGGTTGTAGCAGTACCTGCGACCGTCGCCCAGTACATCGTTGATGACGTCGTGAAAGCCGGAATCAAGGCGATCTTGAATTTCGCGCCCGTCAACCTCAAAGTTCCGCTCGATGTCTACCTGAGAGATGAGAACATGTCGATGGAGCTCGAGTACCTCTCGTTCGCAATTGTAAACAACTACACGGAGAAGAAAGTCAGGGTATAGGCCCTTCCGTCTCAGGCCACCCGTCTGAATCCGTCTGCCCGCCGGCAGCTTCCTGACCGTGATGCCCTGCCCCGGCGGGCCTTCTTGTCTGGTACTGCCCGCCTTCGCCGCCGGAAGCCGCAGGGCCCCGGGTCCTGTGCCGCCCTGCCGCCTGACACTGTTGGAGAATCCCCATTGGTGATATGAATCGGCCCATATTTCGGCGGTCGACCAAAGCGCGCAACTCTCTGTCAAAGAATAGCTTGTACCTTCAGGCACGGCATTTGAAACTGGACAGTCTGTCACGGAATTGAAACCGAAGGGAGATGCCATGCAAAAGAGGACAATGGTAGGCTTGGTCCTGATCCTGCTCGTGCTCGGATCGGCGATAGTTCTGGCCGGAAGCAATCCCGCCCGCGCCGATAAGCCGAAACCCGCGCATGAAGCTGCCCAGACTTCGACTGAGATCGAGATGATGATTGAGAACCTCTCGCACCACATCGATCTTTGGCACGATGCCGTTCTTAAAGGGAATACGGCAAACGTGAACCGTTTCGAAGCAGAGATTTTGAAGATTGTCCGCTCGGATATAGAAAAAGCACAGACAGCGGTTACGTTCTATGCGCGGAAGGCTGCCCTTTCCCCGCCTCAAATGGACGGTGATCGCGCGTCTGTCTCCGGCCCGCGCGTTGGCGTGGAACGAGATGCGTTCCGACGGTCGAAATCGATGCTGAGCGCCAAGGAGCAGTTGTCACTGTCGTTCACGCGCAGCGATGCGTTCAGCAATAAGTACCGCCTGATCAATGACTACGTTGACCTCCTGCGCAAGCAACTGGACATGCCAAAAGTCGAGTTGGCCGAGCAGAAAGCAAGCCCCGTGCAGCACTCCGGACAAAAAGTAGCGGATTAGCTGGTCACTCCTCTCCTTGTGTGGGACCCTTTGTGGGGCGTCGCCGCATCGTGTGCGGCGGCGCCTTTTTCTTATCCCGGCCGCCCGTTCGTGCCTGACGG contains the following coding sequences:
- a CDS encoding redox-sensing transcriptional repressor Rex translates to MVNNTNRLAAAIGNKRISESTIHRLSLYYRALFLLEKEGGETVSSKELAKREKLTPAQVRKDLSFFGSFGTRGLGYPVSELRLQISAILGINRTWRVALIGVGNIGSALVSYKEFAKQGFQIVKLFDNDQRKIGSNHKGIVISDIKYLEKELKEARIEMVVVAVPATVAQYIVDDVVKAGIKAILNFAPVNLKVPLDVYLRDENMSMELEYLSFAIVNNYTEKKVRV